One window of Salminus brasiliensis chromosome 16, fSalBra1.hap2, whole genome shotgun sequence genomic DNA carries:
- the LOC140537305 gene encoding collagenase 3-like: protein MRSFYTLCLFMGLVVAVHSGPITRPTENDDALVQSYLKKFYNLTEQTGTPSKGRSSAMSQKIAEMQKFFGLEVTGTVDKETLKVMKKPRCGVPEVARYTTFGEGVKWPKNQLTYRIVNYTPDMSQAEVDSNIEKALQVWARVTPLKFTRLSSGEADIMISFAAKSHGDSFPFDGPYGTLAHAFSPSDGIGGDAHFDEDELFSSGSTKGYLLFLVAAHEFGHSLGLSHSSDPEALMYPTYSYKDPNTFVLPQDDVNGIQSLYGPNTDVTPDKPKPTASVTPNACNPNLVLDAASTLRGDKLFFRDTFFWRSSGSNKNEQQLIKSFWTVAPDNIDAAYENTAQDKLFLIKDQKVWAFTGYDLVAGFPKSLSSLGLPTIVKKVSAALYDQNTGKTLFFTDNYYYSYDESKKVMDKGFPKLVTQDFPGVSEKITAAFQLNGLTYFFSGTRVFEYSPKSKKVARVLNNSFFLQC, encoded by the exons atgAGGTCCTTCTACACGCTCTGTCTTTTCATGGGCTTGGTGGTTGCCGTCCACTCAGGTCCGATCACACGCCCGACTGAGAATGATGATGCTCTTGTGCAG AGTTACCTGAAGAAGTTCTACAACCTCACGGAGCAGACTGGAACTCCTTCCAAAGGACGGTCCAGTGCAATGAGTCAGAAAATAGCCGAGATGCAGAAGTTTTTCGGACTCGAGGTGACAGGAACTGTCGACAAGGAGAccctgaaggtgatgaagaagCCCCGCTGTGGAGTTCCAGAGGTTGCTCGGTACACCACTTTCGGAGAGGGTGTCAAATGGCCGAAGAACCAGCTGACGTACAG GATTGTGAACTACACTCCCGACATGTCTCAGGCCGAGGTGGACAGTAATATAGAGAAAGCTCTGCAGGTCTGGGCTCGCGTCACTCCTCTCAAGTTCACCCGTCTGTCCAGCGGTGAAGCCGACATCATGATCTCCTTTGCCGCAAAAT CCCATGGTGATTCCTTCCCATTCGATGGACCATATGGAACTCTGGCTCATGCTTTTTCTCCTTCTGATGGCATTGGTGGAGATGCCCATTTCGATGAGGATGAGCTGTTTAGCTCCGGTTCCACTAAAG GATACCTCCTGTTCCTGGTGGCTGCTCATGAATTTGGGCACTCGCTGGGCCTCTCTCACTCCAGCGACCCTGAAGCCCTGATGTACCCCACGTACAGCTACAAAGATCCAAACACATTCGTCCTGCCTCAGGACGATGTCAACGGAATCCAGTCTCTCTATG GCCCAAACACTGACGTGACCCCCGACAAGCCTAAACCGACTGCTTCAGTCACCCCTAACGCCTGCAACCCCAACCTGGTTCTGGACGCCGCTTCAACACTGCGAGGAGACAAGCTCTTCTTCAGGGATAC CTTCTTCTGGCGTAGTTCAGGGAGCAACAAGAACGAGCAACAGCTGATCAAGAGCTTCTGGACTGTGGCTCCAGACAACATTGACGCCGCTTATGAGAACACCGCACAAGACAAACTGTTCCTCATCAAAG ATCAGAAGGTTTGGGCCTTCACCGGTTATGACCTTGTGGCGGGTTTTCCCAAGAGCCTCAGCAGCTTGGGTTTGCCCACTATAGTGAAGAAGGTCAGCGCTGCCCTTTATGACCAGAACACTGGCAAGACGCTGTTCTTCACAGACAACTATTATTAcag CTACGATGAAAGCAAGAAGGTGATGGACAAGGGCTTCCCTAAATTGGTGACGCAAGACTTCCCAGGGGTCTCTGAAAAAATCACTGCAGCTTTCCAGCTGAATG GTTTGACCTACTTCTTCAGTGGAACTCGTGTGTTCGAGTACAGCCCGAAAAGCAAGAAAGTGGCACGTGTGCTGAACAACAGCTTCTTCTTGCAGTGCTAG
- the LOC140537304 gene encoding collagenase 3-like: protein MKTFYQLCVLMGLVMNTHSGAIPARIGKEENALELKVLGNRDGAVPVGTSYEVAPGVYKWPTNQLTYRIENYTPDLSQAKVDDSIERAFQVWADVTPLRFTRIYSGEADIMISFVAGDHGDNSPFYGTDDYVAHAFNPSPGLGGDIHFNDQETFSYSSSYGYNLFRVAAHEIGHALGLQHADDPGALMYKFYSFRKVQKFILPQNDFDAIQSLYGPNPDKPADPENPEPTRPVTPDACDANLVMDAVTMLRGEMIFFKKGLFWRIQPFSKPTEQHLINSFWPKAPENIDAAYENPSDDLVYLFKGQKVWALYGYDVAEGYPKTLKGIGLPAKVKKITAALYDHDSGKALFFAGKKYYSYDAIKKKLNKGYPKPVEALFPGMTSEVTAAFQYRGFTYLYSGTHMFEFDTGARKLMRVLKSNYFLQC, encoded by the exons ATGAAGACTTTCTATCAGCTCTGCGTTCTGATGGGCCTGGTGATGAACACTCACTCAGGTGCAATCCCAGCGAGGATTGGCAAGGAGGAAAATGCTCTGGAGTTGAAGGTGTTGGGAAATCGGGACGGTGCGGTTCCAGTAGGCACTTCCTACGAGGTGGCTCCTGGAGTCTACAAATGGCCGACCAACCAGCTAACCTACAG GATTGAGAACTACACTCCTGACCTGTCTCAGGCCAAGGTGGACGATTCTATTGAGAGAGCTTTCCAGGTCTGGGCTGACGTCACTCCCCTCAGGTTCACTCGCATTTACAGCGGAGAAGCCGACATCATGATTTCCTTCGTTGCCGGAG ATCATGGCGATAACTCCCCATTTTATGGAACAGATGATTACGTGGCTCATGCCTTTAACCCTTCTCCCGGCCTCGGAGGAGATATCCACTTTAATGACCAAGAGACGTTCAGCTATTCGTCCTCTTATG GATACAACTTGTTCCGGGTGGCGGCCCATGAAATTGGACACGCCTTGGGCCTTCAGCATGCCGATGATCCTGGTGCTCTCATGTATAAATTTTACAGCTTCAGAAAAGTTCAGAAATTCATTCTGCCCCAAAATGACTTCGATGCCATTCAGTCCCTCTATG GCCCAAATCCAGATAAACCTGCTGACCCCGAGAACCCTGAGCCCACACGCCCAGTCACCCCTGATGCCTGCGACGCTAACCTGGTCATGGATGCTGTTACGATGCTCAGAGGAGAGATGATTTTCTTCAAAAAGGG ACTATTCTGGAGGATTCAGCCGTTTAGCAAACCGACTGAGCAACATCTGATCAACAGCTTCTGGCCGAAGGCTCCAGAGAACATTGATGCAGCTTATGAGAATCCATCGGATGACCTGGTGTACCTCTTTAAAG GTCAGAAGGTCTGGGCTCTCTACGGATATGATGTCGCAGAAGGCTATCCCAAGACCCTCAAGGGCATTGGACTGCCTGCTAAAGTCAAGAAGATCACCGCCGCCCTATATGACCATGATTCTGGCAAGGCGCTATTTTTCGCTGGCAAAAAGTACTACAG CTATGATGCGATCAAGAAGAAGCTGAACAAGGGTTACCCTAAACCTGTGGAAGCCCTCTTCCCAGGAATGACCTCAGAGGTCACTGCAGCTTTCCAGTACAGAG GTTTCACCTACCTCTACAGCGGGACGCACATGTTTGAGTTCGATACAGGAGCACGGAAGCTCATGCGGGTGCTCAAAAGCAACTACTTCTTGCAGTGCTAA